From a single Streptomyces misionensis genomic region:
- the arc gene encoding proteasome ATPase encodes MAAHDDDMNRGIRPGRGSEDPSGQIAYLEQEIAVLRRKLADSPRHTRILEERIVELQTNLAGVSAQNERLANTLREARDQIVALKEEVDRLAQPPAGFGVFLQANEDGTADIFTGGRKLRVNVSPSVELDELRRGQEVMLNEALNVVDAMEFERVGDIVTLKELLEDGERALVLGHTDEERVVRLAEPLLDVTIRPGDALLLEPRSGYVYEVVPKSEVEELVLEEVPDIGYEAIGGLGNQIEAIRDAVELPYLYPDLFKEHELRPPKGVLLYGPPGCGKTLIAKAVANSLAKKVAEVTGQAAGKSFFLNIKGPELLNKYVGETERQIRLVFQRAREKASDGTPVIVFFDEMESLFRTRGSGVSSDVENTIVPQLLAEIDGVEGLQNVVVIGASNREDMIDPAILRPGRLDVKIKIERPDAEAAKDIFGKYLTERLPLHTDDLDEHSGDKNATVQAMIQTAVEQMYAESEENRFLEVTYANGDKEVLYFKDFNSGAMIENIVGRAKKMAIKDFLEKNQKGLRVSHLLQACVDEFKENEDLPNTTNPDDWARISGKKGERIVYIRTLITGKQGADTGRSIDTVANTGQYL; translated from the coding sequence GTGGCAGCCCACGACGACGACATGAACCGCGGCATCCGCCCGGGACGCGGGTCCGAAGACCCGTCCGGGCAGATCGCCTACCTTGAGCAGGAGATCGCCGTCCTGCGACGCAAGCTCGCCGACTCTCCGCGACACACGAGGATTCTCGAAGAGCGGATCGTCGAGCTGCAGACCAACCTGGCCGGCGTGTCCGCCCAGAACGAACGGCTGGCCAACACCCTGCGCGAGGCCCGCGACCAGATCGTGGCCCTCAAGGAGGAAGTCGACCGGCTCGCCCAGCCGCCGGCCGGCTTCGGAGTCTTCCTGCAAGCCAACGAGGACGGCACCGCCGACATCTTCACCGGCGGCCGCAAACTCCGCGTCAACGTCAGCCCCAGCGTCGAGCTCGACGAACTGCGCCGCGGCCAGGAAGTCATGCTCAACGAAGCGCTCAACGTGGTCGACGCCATGGAATTCGAGCGCGTCGGCGACATCGTCACCCTCAAGGAACTCCTGGAGGACGGCGAACGCGCCCTCGTCCTCGGACACACCGACGAAGAACGAGTGGTCCGGCTCGCCGAACCCCTCCTCGACGTCACCATCCGACCAGGCGACGCACTCCTGCTCGAACCCCGCTCCGGATACGTCTACGAAGTCGTCCCCAAGAGCGAGGTCGAGGAACTCGTCCTCGAAGAAGTCCCCGACATCGGCTACGAAGCCATCGGCGGCCTCGGCAACCAGATCGAAGCGATCCGCGACGCCGTCGAACTGCCGTACCTCTACCCCGACCTCTTCAAGGAGCACGAGCTGCGCCCGCCCAAGGGCGTCCTGCTCTACGGCCCCCCCGGCTGCGGCAAGACCCTCATCGCCAAGGCCGTCGCCAACAGCCTGGCCAAGAAGGTCGCCGAAGTCACCGGCCAAGCCGCCGGCAAGAGCTTCTTCCTCAACATCAAGGGCCCCGAGCTCCTCAACAAGTACGTCGGCGAAACCGAACGCCAGATCCGCCTCGTCTTCCAGCGAGCCCGCGAGAAGGCCAGCGACGGCACCCCCGTCATCGTCTTCTTCGACGAGATGGAATCGCTCTTCCGCACCCGCGGCTCCGGCGTCAGCTCCGACGTCGAGAACACCATCGTCCCCCAGCTGCTCGCCGAGATCGACGGAGTCGAAGGCCTGCAGAACGTGGTCGTCATCGGCGCCTCCAACCGCGAGGACATGATCGACCCCGCCATCCTGCGCCCCGGCCGCCTCGACGTGAAGATCAAGATCGAGCGCCCCGACGCCGAAGCCGCCAAGGACATCTTCGGCAAGTACCTCACCGAACGCCTTCCGCTCCACACCGACGACCTCGACGAACACAGCGGCGACAAGAACGCCACGGTCCAGGCCATGATCCAGACCGCCGTCGAGCAGATGTACGCGGAATCCGAGGAAAACCGCTTCCTGGAAGTCACCTACGCCAACGGCGACAAGGAAGTCCTCTACTTCAAGGACTTCAACTCCGGCGCCATGATCGAGAACATCGTGGGCCGCGCCAAGAAAATGGCGATCAAGGACTTCCTCGAAAAGAACCAGAAGGGCCTCCGCGTCTCCCACCTCCTCCAGGCCTGCGTGGACGAGTTCAAGGAGAACGAGGACCTGCCCAACACCACCAACCCCGACGACTGGGCCCGCATCTCCGGAAAGAAGGGCGAACGGATCGTCTACATCCGCACCCTCATCACCGGAAAGCAGGGCGCGGACACCGGACGCTCCATCGACACGGTGGCGAACACCGGTCAGTACCTGTAA
- a CDS encoding ferredoxin, protein MTVQQEAPAGEALEVWIDQDLCTGDGICAQYAPEVFELDIDGLAYVKGADDELLQEAGATVPVPLPLLTDVVDSARECPGECIHVRRVLDRVEVYGPDAE, encoded by the coding sequence GTGACCGTGCAGCAGGAGGCCCCGGCCGGTGAGGCGCTGGAGGTGTGGATCGACCAGGACCTGTGTACCGGCGACGGGATCTGTGCCCAGTACGCCCCGGAGGTGTTCGAGCTGGACATCGACGGTCTGGCCTATGTGAAGGGCGCGGACGACGAGCTGCTCCAGGAGGCGGGGGCGACGGTGCCGGTGCCGCTGCCGTTGCTCACCGATGTGGTGGACTCGGCCAGGGAGTGTCCGGGTGAGTGCATTCATGTGCGCAGGGTTTTGGACAGGGTGGAGGTGTACGGTCCGGACGCGGAGTGA
- a CDS encoding tRNA (adenine-N1)-methyltransferase: MSEPTGAARRRGPFKVGDQVQLTDPKGRHYTFTLEAGKNFHTHKGSFPHDELIGAPEGSVVRTTGNVAYLALRPLLPDYVLSMPRGAAVVYPKDAGQILAFADIFPGARVVEAGVGSGSLSSFLLRAIGDQGMLHSYERREDFAEIAQQNVERYFGGPHPAWQLTVGDLQDNLSDTDVDRVILDMLAPWECLEAVSKALVPGGILCCYVATTTQLARTVESIREIGCFNEPTAWETMIRNWHIEGLAVRPDHRMIGHTGFLLTARRLADGVEPPMRRRRPAKGAYGEDYAGPNADGGNGR, translated from the coding sequence ATGTCCGAACCGACCGGTGCCGCCCGCAGGCGCGGGCCCTTCAAGGTCGGGGACCAGGTTCAGCTGACCGACCCCAAGGGCCGCCACTACACGTTCACGCTCGAAGCCGGAAAGAACTTCCACACCCACAAGGGTTCCTTCCCGCACGACGAACTGATCGGCGCTCCCGAGGGCAGCGTTGTCCGCACCACCGGCAACGTCGCCTACCTCGCGCTGCGCCCCCTGCTCCCCGACTACGTCCTGTCCATGCCCCGCGGGGCAGCCGTCGTCTACCCGAAGGACGCGGGACAGATCCTCGCCTTCGCCGACATCTTCCCCGGCGCCCGCGTCGTGGAGGCGGGCGTCGGCTCCGGCTCGCTGAGCAGCTTCCTGCTGCGCGCCATCGGCGACCAGGGCATGCTGCACTCCTACGAGCGCCGCGAGGACTTCGCCGAGATCGCCCAGCAGAACGTGGAGCGCTACTTCGGCGGCCCCCACCCCGCCTGGCAGCTCACCGTCGGCGACCTCCAGGACAACCTGTCCGACACCGACGTCGACCGCGTCATCCTCGACATGCTCGCCCCCTGGGAATGCCTGGAGGCCGTCTCCAAGGCCCTCGTCCCCGGCGGCATCCTGTGCTGCTACGTGGCCACCACCACCCAGCTCGCCCGGACCGTGGAGTCCATCCGCGAGATCGGCTGCTTCAACGAGCCGACCGCCTGGGAGACCATGATCCGCAACTGGCACATCGAGGGCCTCGCCGTCCGCCCCGACCACCGGATGATCGGCCACACCGGCTTCCTGCTCACCGCCCGCCGCCTCGCCGACGGCGTCGAGCCCCCCATGCGCCGCCGCCGCCCCGCCAAGGGCGCCTACGGCGAGGACTACGCCGGACCCAACGCCGACGGCGGCAACGGCCGCTGA
- a CDS encoding site-2 protease family protein, whose translation MDVSGASGQPRSGDDKPTEHPASPTPPPTAPEAPAPPDDARPAPTDAPEAADAGSASPAQEGAPETPDPAAAPAADARPADGPGGDTSAPDTRPAAPDASPAAPDPAADTPGDNARPASGPGDETPASGARPAAPTPDAPPAAPRAEHDTGHDQENPAPDGRGRQDGRPAPAADGEPGAVPARGGQDGRPGPAGGEPGTAPDHTTAHPDPSGHRTLAHTGHPAGPGMAKGEPPRRPREPGGGILMGRPFGVPVYVAPSWFLVAALITWVFGGQLDRVLPQLGAARYLVSLFFAVAFYASVLVHELAHTVAAIRFKLPVRRIQLQFFGGVSEIEKEAETPGREFVLAFVGPLLSLVLAGVFYLAMKPVQPGTVPGILLAGLMVSNLIVAIFNLLPGLPLDGGRMLRAVVWKITGKPMSGTVAAAWVGRALAVAVLIGLPLLNSSGALGGGNQDTGGMNTVTDALLAAILAAIIWTGAGNSLRMARLREHLPELRARTLTRRAVPVETGTPLSEALRRANAAGARALVVVDADGHPLSLVRESAIVGVPEHRRPWVAVSSLAQDLTEGMRVSAELAGEELLDALRAAPATEYLVVEETGEIYGVLSAADVERAFVRAMARPA comes from the coding sequence GTGGACGTGAGCGGCGCGAGCGGGCAGCCGCGGTCCGGCGACGACAAGCCGACCGAGCACCCCGCAAGTCCAACGCCCCCGCCGACCGCCCCCGAGGCCCCGGCGCCGCCGGACGACGCCCGCCCCGCGCCCACGGACGCCCCGGAGGCCGCCGACGCCGGCTCCGCGAGCCCCGCGCAGGAGGGCGCCCCCGAGACCCCCGACCCGGCGGCTGCCCCCGCCGCCGACGCCCGCCCGGCGGACGGCCCCGGCGGTGACACCTCCGCTCCCGACACCCGGCCCGCAGCCCCGGACGCTTCCCCCGCCGCCCCCGACCCGGCCGCCGACACCCCCGGCGACAACGCCCGCCCCGCGAGCGGCCCCGGAGACGAGACCCCGGCCAGCGGAGCCCGGCCCGCCGCCCCCACCCCGGACGCGCCCCCCGCCGCCCCGCGCGCCGAGCACGACACGGGCCACGACCAGGAGAACCCGGCGCCGGACGGCCGCGGCCGCCAGGACGGCCGGCCCGCCCCGGCAGCCGACGGCGAACCCGGAGCCGTCCCCGCCCGCGGCGGCCAGGACGGCCGGCCCGGACCCGCCGGCGGCGAGCCCGGCACCGCCCCGGACCACACCACCGCGCACCCCGACCCCTCCGGCCACCGCACCCTCGCCCACACCGGGCACCCCGCCGGCCCCGGCATGGCCAAGGGAGAGCCCCCGCGACGGCCGAGGGAACCCGGCGGCGGCATCCTCATGGGACGCCCCTTCGGCGTGCCCGTGTACGTGGCACCGAGCTGGTTCCTCGTCGCCGCACTGATCACCTGGGTGTTCGGCGGCCAGCTCGACCGCGTCCTGCCCCAGCTCGGCGCCGCCCGCTACCTCGTCTCCCTCTTCTTCGCCGTCGCCTTCTACGCCTCCGTCCTCGTCCACGAACTCGCCCACACCGTCGCCGCGATCCGCTTCAAACTCCCCGTCCGCCGCATCCAGCTCCAGTTCTTCGGCGGCGTCTCCGAGATCGAGAAGGAAGCCGAGACCCCCGGCCGCGAATTCGTCCTCGCCTTCGTCGGCCCGCTGCTCTCCCTCGTCCTCGCCGGGGTCTTCTACCTCGCGATGAAACCCGTCCAGCCCGGCACCGTCCCCGGCATCCTGCTCGCCGGCCTGATGGTCTCCAACCTCATCGTGGCGATCTTCAACCTCCTCCCCGGCCTCCCCCTGGACGGCGGCCGCATGCTCCGTGCCGTCGTCTGGAAGATCACCGGCAAACCCATGAGCGGCACCGTCGCCGCCGCCTGGGTCGGCCGCGCCCTCGCCGTCGCCGTCCTCATCGGACTGCCCCTGCTCAACTCCTCCGGCGCCCTCGGCGGCGGCAACCAGGACACCGGCGGCATGAACACCGTCACCGACGCCCTGCTCGCCGCCATCCTCGCCGCCATCATCTGGACCGGCGCCGGCAACAGCCTGCGCATGGCCAGGCTGCGCGAACACCTGCCCGAACTACGCGCCCGCACCCTCACCCGGCGAGCCGTCCCCGTCGAGACCGGCACCCCCCTGTCCGAAGCCCTGCGCCGCGCCAACGCCGCCGGCGCCCGCGCCCTGGTCGTCGTCGACGCCGACGGCCACCCCCTCTCCCTGGTCCGCGAATCCGCCATCGTCGGCGTACCCGAACACCGCCGCCCCTGGGTCGCCGTCAGCAGCCTCGCCCAGGACCTCACCGAAGGCATGCGCGTCTCCGCCGAGCTGGCCGGCGAGGAACTCCTCGACGCCCTGCGCGCCGCCCCCGCCACCGAATACCTGGTCGTCGAGGAAACCGGCGAGATCTACGGCGTGCTGTCCGCCGCGGACGTCGAACGCGCCTTCGTCCGCGCCATGGCCAGGCCCGCCTGA
- a CDS encoding RecB family exonuclease — protein MDTSFEEAGAAPSAPGPTTEPPAAEATTGDADGATGGAGGGAATGRVAVAPTSLSPSRAGDFMQCPLLYRFRVIDRLPEKPSEAATRGTLVHAVLERLFDAPAGERTAPRAKALVPGQWDRLRESRPELAELFADDPDGHRLAQWLGEAERLVERWFTLEDPTRLEPAERELFVEAELESGLRLRGIIDRVDVAPTGEVRIVDYKTGKAPRPEYAENALFQMKFYALVIWRLKGVVPRRLQLVYLGSGDVLTYDPVPADLERVERRLRALWEAIRRATETGDWRPRPTKLCGWCDHQAHCPEFGGTPPPYPLPLRVVGSDGVEQGRMGAD, from the coding sequence ATGGACACCAGCTTCGAGGAGGCGGGAGCCGCGCCGAGCGCTCCCGGGCCGACGACGGAACCGCCCGCGGCGGAAGCGACCACCGGCGACGCCGACGGCGCCACGGGTGGTGCGGGCGGCGGTGCCGCCACCGGACGGGTGGCCGTGGCGCCGACCTCGCTGTCCCCCTCGCGGGCCGGTGACTTCATGCAGTGTCCGTTGCTGTACCGGTTCCGGGTGATCGACCGGCTGCCGGAGAAGCCGAGCGAGGCGGCGACGCGGGGCACGCTGGTGCACGCGGTGCTCGAGCGGTTGTTCGACGCCCCGGCCGGTGAGCGGACCGCGCCGCGGGCCAAGGCGCTGGTGCCGGGTCAGTGGGACCGGCTGCGCGAGAGCCGCCCGGAGCTGGCGGAGCTGTTCGCGGACGATCCGGACGGGCATCGCCTCGCGCAGTGGCTGGGTGAGGCGGAGCGGCTGGTGGAGCGCTGGTTCACGCTGGAGGATCCGACGCGCCTGGAGCCGGCCGAGCGGGAGCTGTTCGTGGAGGCCGAGCTGGAGTCGGGGCTCCGGCTGCGCGGCATCATCGACCGGGTGGACGTGGCGCCGACCGGTGAGGTGCGCATCGTCGACTACAAGACGGGCAAGGCGCCGCGGCCGGAGTACGCGGAGAACGCGTTGTTCCAGATGAAGTTCTACGCCCTGGTGATCTGGCGGCTGAAGGGCGTGGTGCCGCGCCGGTTGCAGCTGGTGTACCTCGGCAGCGGCGACGTGCTGACGTACGACCCGGTGCCCGCGGATCTGGAGCGGGTGGAGCGCCGGCTGCGCGCGCTGTGGGAGGCGATCCGGCGGGCCACCGAGACCGGTGACTGGCGGCCCCGGCCGACCAAGCTGTGCGGCTGGTGTGATCACCAGGCGCACTGCCCGGAGTTCGGGGGCACTCCCCCGCCGTATCCGCTGCCGTTGAGGGTGGTCGGATCCGATGGGGTGGAGCAGGGCAGAATGGGCGCGGACTAG
- a CDS encoding HAD family hydrolase produces the protein MTSTVPALGTRSAEGSALQAVLLDMDGTLVDTEGFWWDVEVEVFAALGHTLDESWKHVVVGGPMTRSAGFLIEATGADIALAELSLLLNEGFEARISTGLPLKPGAARLLAELHQHGIPTALVSASHRRIIDRVLTVLGPHHFALSLAGDEVTRTKPFPDPYLLAATGLGAHPSRCAVVEDTATGVAAAEAAGCHVVAVPSLAPIGPAARRTVVSSLEQVDLAFLRGLMTEMR, from the coding sequence ATGACCAGCACGGTCCCCGCGCTCGGAACCCGTTCGGCCGAAGGGTCCGCCCTGCAAGCGGTCCTCCTCGACATGGACGGCACCCTGGTGGACACCGAGGGCTTCTGGTGGGACGTCGAGGTGGAGGTCTTCGCCGCCCTCGGCCACACCCTGGACGAATCCTGGAAGCACGTCGTGGTCGGCGGCCCCATGACCCGCAGCGCCGGTTTCCTCATCGAGGCCACCGGCGCCGACATCGCCCTCGCGGAACTCAGCCTCCTGCTCAACGAGGGCTTCGAGGCCCGCATCAGCACCGGCCTGCCGCTCAAGCCCGGCGCCGCCCGCCTGCTCGCCGAACTGCACCAGCACGGCATCCCCACCGCCCTGGTCTCCGCCTCCCACCGCCGCATCATCGACCGCGTGCTCACCGTCCTCGGCCCGCACCACTTCGCCCTGTCCCTCGCGGGCGACGAGGTCACCCGCACCAAACCCTTCCCCGACCCCTACCTGCTCGCCGCCACCGGCCTCGGCGCCCACCCCAGCAGATGCGCCGTCGTCGAGGACACCGCCACCGGCGTCGCCGCCGCCGAGGCCGCCGGCTGCCACGTCGTCGCCGTACCCTCCCTCGCGCCCATCGGCCCCGCCGCACGCCGCACCGTCGTCTCCTCCCTCGAACAGGTCGACCTGGCATTTCTGCGTGGCCTGATGACGGAAATGCGCTAG
- a CDS encoding response regulator yields MAIRVLLVDDQPLLRTGFRMILEAEQDLAVVGEAGDGLQALDQVRALQPDVVLMDIRMPRMDGVEATRQITGPERNGPAKVLVLTTFDLDEYVVEALRAGASGFLLKDAPADELVQAIRVVAAGEAMLAPSITRRLLDKYATHLPSGEEPVPDTLHTLTDREVEVLKLVARGLSNAEIAADLFVSETTVKTHVGHVLTKLGLRDRVQAAVYAYESGLVRPGAQ; encoded by the coding sequence GTGGCCATCCGCGTCCTACTGGTCGACGACCAGCCCCTGCTGCGTACGGGTTTCCGGATGATCCTGGAGGCCGAGCAGGATCTCGCGGTCGTCGGCGAGGCCGGTGACGGTCTGCAGGCCCTGGATCAGGTGCGGGCCCTGCAGCCGGACGTCGTGCTGATGGACATCCGTATGCCGCGGATGGACGGCGTCGAGGCGACCCGGCAGATCACCGGTCCGGAGCGGAACGGCCCGGCGAAGGTGCTGGTGCTGACCACGTTCGATCTGGACGAGTACGTGGTGGAGGCGCTGCGCGCGGGGGCCAGTGGCTTTCTGCTGAAGGACGCGCCGGCGGACGAGCTGGTGCAGGCGATCCGGGTGGTGGCGGCCGGTGAGGCGATGCTGGCGCCGAGCATCACGCGGCGGCTGCTGGACAAGTACGCCACGCATCTGCCCTCCGGTGAGGAGCCGGTGCCGGACACCCTGCACACCTTGACCGATCGTGAGGTGGAGGTGCTGAAGCTGGTGGCGCGCGGGTTGTCCAACGCGGAGATCGCGGCCGATCTGTTCGTCAGCGAGACCACGGTGAAGACGCATGTGGGGCACGTGCTGACCAAGTTGGGTCTGCGGGACCGGGTGCAGGCTGCGGTGTACGCGTACGAGAGCGGTCTGGTGCGTCCGGGCGCGCAGTAG
- a CDS encoding ABC transporter substrate-binding protein, with protein MNRKTLVLPAVAGLLTPVLAACGGSGSGSKGGDAIVVGTTDRFTVTKDAPAPLDPAYAYDVGPWNLLRQTVQTLMAEPKGEGNPVPDAAESCGFTDSGSERYACKLRDGLTFANGDPVTAQDVKYSIERALRLKADTGVSSLLNTIDTIETQGDREVIFHLNTADATFPYKLSTPVAGIVNPKDYPKDSLRDGFHLDGSGPYTFQADVKDNAVVSVTFTKNPHYKGAVTVNNDKVVVRSFADADAMGAAIDKGDIDVMSRTMSPAQVQKLDAGNDQNVDLVEMPGLETRYLAFNTNAPTVKSKAVRQAMAQIINRGELVAKVYGTQAEPLYSLVPATVTGHSNSFFNTYGNPSAAKAKDLLTKAGITTPVKLTMHYTTDHYGSATKQEFEILQKQLNDSGLFDITIQGHPWSRFRPAEQKGQYDVYGMGWFPDFPDPDNFLAPFLDKGNFLGSPYSNSTIQHTLIPQSRRDANRLSAADSLTEIQNTVADDVPFLPLWQGKQYIAARDDITGVSYAVNSSSTLQLWELGRGVNG; from the coding sequence ATGAACCGCAAGACTTTGGTGCTGCCGGCGGTGGCCGGCCTGCTCACCCCGGTCCTCGCCGCGTGCGGCGGATCGGGCAGCGGGAGCAAGGGCGGCGACGCCATCGTCGTCGGCACCACGGACCGGTTCACCGTCACCAAGGACGCTCCCGCGCCCCTCGACCCGGCCTACGCCTACGACGTCGGCCCCTGGAACCTCCTGCGCCAGACCGTGCAGACCCTCATGGCCGAGCCCAAGGGCGAGGGCAACCCCGTCCCGGACGCCGCCGAAAGCTGCGGCTTCACCGACAGCGGCAGCGAGCGCTACGCCTGCAAGCTGCGCGACGGCCTCACCTTCGCCAACGGCGACCCGGTCACCGCACAGGACGTCAAGTACTCCATCGAGCGCGCCCTGCGCCTCAAGGCCGACACCGGTGTCTCCTCCCTGCTCAACACCATCGACACCATCGAGACCCAGGGCGACCGCGAGGTGATCTTCCACCTCAACACGGCCGACGCCACGTTCCCGTACAAGCTGTCCACCCCGGTCGCCGGCATCGTCAATCCCAAGGACTACCCCAAGGACTCGCTGCGCGACGGCTTCCACCTGGACGGCTCCGGCCCCTACACCTTCCAGGCCGACGTCAAGGACAACGCGGTCGTCAGCGTCACCTTCACCAAGAACCCCCACTACAAGGGGGCCGTGACGGTCAACAACGACAAGGTCGTGGTCCGCTCCTTCGCCGATGCCGACGCCATGGGCGCCGCGATCGACAAGGGTGACATCGACGTCATGTCCCGCACCATGTCGCCCGCCCAGGTCCAGAAGCTGGACGCCGGCAACGACCAGAACGTCGACCTGGTCGAGATGCCCGGCCTCGAAACCCGCTACCTGGCCTTCAACACCAACGCGCCGACCGTCAAGTCCAAGGCCGTGCGCCAGGCGATGGCCCAGATCATCAACCGCGGCGAGCTCGTCGCCAAGGTCTACGGCACCCAGGCCGAGCCCCTGTACTCCCTGGTCCCCGCCACCGTCACCGGGCACTCCAACTCGTTCTTCAACACGTACGGCAACCCCAGTGCCGCCAAGGCCAAGGACCTGCTCACCAAGGCCGGCATCACCACCCCGGTGAAGCTGACCATGCACTACACCACCGACCACTACGGCTCGGCCACCAAGCAGGAGTTCGAGATCCTGCAGAAGCAGCTCAACGACAGCGGCCTGTTCGACATCACCATCCAGGGCCACCCCTGGTCGCGCTTCCGCCCCGCCGAGCAGAAGGGCCAGTACGACGTCTACGGCATGGGCTGGTTCCCCGACTTCCCGGACCCGGACAACTTCCTCGCGCCGTTCCTCGACAAGGGCAACTTCCTCGGCTCGCCGTACTCCAACAGCACCATCCAGCACACCCTGATCCCGCAGTCCCGCCGCGACGCCAACCGCCTCTCGGCCGCCGACAGCCTCACCGAGATCCAGAACACCGTCGCCGACGACGTTCCGTTCCTCCCGCTGTGGCAGGGCAAGCAGTACATCGCCGCACGCGACGACATCACGGGCGTCTCCTACGCCGTCAACTCCTCCTCGACGCTCCAGCTCTGGGAGCTCGGCCGGGGCGTCAACGGCTGA